From the genome of Schaalia odontolytica:
CTGCCCGCCGCCGCGCGCGACGAACTCGGCCCCCTCCTGCGTTCCCTCGCGGACGCGGGCTGCGCGGTCGTCATCGCGACCCCGAACGCCGAGGTCGCGGCCGCCTCCGACCGCGCGATCCTCCTGACGAACGGCCGGGTCGCGCTCGACGCACCCAACCCCTCGGCCGCGATCATCGCCGCCTCCCTGGAGGCCAACCCCGAGGACCCGAAGGCCCTCCTCGGCCCGATCCCCTCGGCGCTGCCCGCCTCCTTCGACGAGGTCATCTCCCCCACCGGCTCCGCCTCGGCCCCCGCGTGGCACCCGCTCGGCACCGCCGACGAGGCCGGGGCGCAGACCTCGGACACTCAGCAGGCCCCCGAACCCGAGGAAGCAGCCGAGGCCGCCCTCGACGCGGCGACCACCCGCGTGGAGGCCACCCCCGCCCAAGCAACCCAGGCGACCGAGGTCCCCCAGGCCTCGCCCGAGCCCCGCACCGAGACCGCGATGCGCGGCATCCCCGTCGTCGAAGCCGAGGACCCGGCCCTAGCCGAGCCCGAGGTCTCCGACCTGGTAGTGCGCGCCCGCAAGATCCTCTCCGACCTGCCCGGCTCGATCGCCCCGCAGGAGTAACGTAACGGTCACTGCGAGCCGCCATTCTTCGTGAGACACTAGGCGTATCAGGCGAGGCATCGCCTCGTTCACCCGTACGCGCAGGAGCATCCATGACTCAGCCCACCCCCCAGCCCGGGCAGTACCCGCCCGCTGCCCCCGCACCCGCCGCCGGCGAGGCGCGTCCCAGCATCGGCGCCCTCTTCGCGTCGGTCACCAGCCAGATCTCCAGCATCATCCGCGGCGAGATCGAGCTCAACAAGGCGAAGCTGCGCGCCTTCGCGTCCAAGAGCGGTAAGGGCATCGGCCTCCTCGTGGCCGCCGCGGTCTTCGCCCTCTACCTGCTGGGGTGGGTCTTCCACACGATCGAGGTCGCCCTCGAGCTCGTCGTCCCCGCGTGGGCAGCGTCGCTGATCGTCGTCGGCATCCTCCTCCTGATCGTGCTGATCCTCGCGCTCGTGGGCGCCAGCTCCCTGAAGAGCGCGCAGGCCCACCGCCCCGACCCGGCCGCGTCGGTCGCCGCCACCAAGGAAGCCATCGAGAAGGGACTGGGCAAGTGAGCACCAACCTCGATACGCGTAACGTGACCATCGGCGAGGCCGCCCCCGCCGAGCCGCGCACGGAAGCCCAGATCACCACCGACCTCGAGCGTCAGCGCGCCGAGCTGGCCGCCACGATCGACCAGCTGTACGCGCGCGTGCAGCCCGCTGCCCTCGCCCAGGAGGCGAAGGAAGAGGCCAGCGCCCGTTTCGCATCCTTCAAGGAGTCCGCGTCGCTGACCCTGCAGGACGCCGCCGGCGGTAACGCCGAGGCCCTCAAGAAGGTCGGCGTCGTCGCCCTGTCCGTGGTCGGCGCCATCGGCGTGATCGTCCTGCTGGCGACCCGCTCGTCGCGTCGTTCCCGCCGCGAGGCTCGCCGCGCCGCCCGCGAGGCCGCCGCGCACACGCTTCAGGCCCTCAAGTCCAACGTCACCGAGGCTCTGTAAGCATCAACTGACGCAAACCGGCGTAACTCCGGCCACACTGGCCGCGGGTTGCGCCGGTTCTGTTTCCCCAGTTTCGTGGGAATACGCGCCCAGCGCGCCGCTCCGCTGAGCGCGCAAAACCCAATCCAAGGTGAGGTCAAGGCCAGTCATTAGCTATGATGGTCCCACGAAACATTTTGAACACCCAGGGAACCGCTTCACGCGGACCCGAACGACGCGGAGGGGGTCGACGCCATGGGGCGCGGCCGTCAAAAGGCTAAGCAGATGAAAGTCGCTCGGAAGCTGAAGTATTTCAGCCCCGACACCGACCTAAACGCACTTCAGCGCGAGCTGGCGGATGAGGACTCGTACCTGGCACACGTGCCGGCGGACGAGCCCGAAGAGGACGATGCGATCGACGACGACCTCTACTCGAAATACGCCGACTTCGCCGAGATGCCCGCGGAAGAAGACGACATCGATCCGGAGCAGCTCGATGAGTCCTTCTGGACGGGTGGATCCTCCACTAAGTAACGGCTCAGCCACACGGCGGACCGAGAACCGGTCCGCCGCTTTGGCGTGCCCACACCACTATTTCTGACGGGCGCAGACACGCCCGCCCGCACGCGCACAAAAGCACGCGCACGCTACGAGGGGTCGAGGCCCGCAGGCCTCGACCCCTTTCACGCACTCAGCGCAGGCGCGCGGCTCAACGCCGCGCAGCGCAGCACAGCTCAGCCCACGCGGTACTCGCCGTGCAGCAGCACGGCGCCCGCCTGGACGCCCTTCGTGCCGGAGATGAGGCGCACGCCGGAGGAATCAGCGCCGAGGTCGGCGACCGACCCGAAGCCGGCCACGGTTCCGTCGGCGGCGGCCGACGTGACGGAGCCCAGGACCCACGCGGCCACCCCGGCCTCGTTGATCGCGGACAGGACCTCGGAGGCCACAGAGGCCGAGACGACGGCGACCATGCCGACGCCCAGGTTCAGGGAGTCCTCCATGCCGACCCAGGTGACGTCGCCGCCGCGGCGCACCCAGTCGAACACGGCGGGCACGGTCCACGTGGAGCGGTCGACCGTCGCCACCGCGCCGACAGGCAGGACGCGCGACAGGTTCGCGGCCAGGCCGCCGCCGGTCACGTGCGAGTAGGCGTGGATGCCGCCGACGCCGAAGCGCTCGACCAGGTCCAGGCACAGGCGCGTGTACAGGCGGGTGGGCTCGAGGAGCTCCTCGCCGAGGGTGCGGCCGAACTCGGCCACGTGGGACTCCAGCGAGGCGCCGACGCGGGAAACGACGGAGCGCACCAGCGAGTAGCCGTTGGAGTGCAGGCCGGAGGAGGCCATGGCGATAACGACATCGCCGTCGGCCACGCGCTCGGGGCCCAGCAGCTTGGAGGCGTCCACGACGCCGGTCGCGGCGCCCGCGATGTCGTAGTCGTCGGGTTCCATGACGCCCGGGTGCTCGGCGGTCTCGCCGCCGATGAGGGGCGTGCCCGTGGCCTCGCAGGCGCGCGCGATGCCGGTGACGATGGAGGCGATGCGCTCGGGGACAACGTGCCCGCAGGCGATGTAGTCGGTCATGAGGACAGGGCGCGCGCCGATCACGACGATGTCGTCGACGACCATGCCGACCAGGTCCTGGCCGATCGTGTCGTGCACGTCCATGGCCTGCGCGATCGCGATCTTCGTGCCCACGCCGTCCGTGGAGGTCGCGAGCAGCGGCTTCTCCATGCCCAGCAGCGCCGACGCGTCGACCATGCCGGCGAATCCGCCGGTCGCGCCCAGGACGGTGGAGTCGTGGGTGGCGGCGACCGCGCTCTTCATCAGCTCGACGGCGCGGTCGCCCGCAGCGGTGTCGACGCCGGCTGTCGCGTAGTCCAGGGGGGTATCGGTCATGGGTGGTGCCTTTCGCGGATGGCGCTCGACGAGGCCGTGTCTGGGTGGACGGGGTGAGAACAGCGCCCGCGGCGCCGGGTGGCGTCGCGGGCGTGGAGGTTAGCAGGGGGTGGCGTCGGGAGTTCCGGGCACGGGCGTCCCGGCGGGAATCGTCTCCGGGTATTCGCCGGTGAAGCAGCCGATGCACAGGGACGTGCCCTGTCCGGTGGCACCAACCATGCCGTCGATCGACAGGTAGGCCAGCGAGTCGGCGCCGATGGATTCGCGCACCTGTTCGACGCTCATCGACGAGGCGATGAGCTCGGCGCGCGTCGGGAAATCGATACCGAAGAAGCACGGCCACAGCACCGGCGGGGACGAAATGCGGATGTGCACCTCGGCGGCCCCGGCCTCGCGCAGCATCTTGACGAGCGCGCGCTGCGTGTTACCGCGAACGATCGAGTCGTCGATGACGACCAGGCGCTTACCTTCGATAACCTCGCGCAGCGGGTTGAGCTTGAGGCGGATGCCCAGCTGGCGCAGGGACTGCGTGGGCTGGATGAACGTGCGGCCCACGTACGCGTTCTTCACGAGGCCCTGGGCGAAGGGAATCCCGGACTCCTGCGCGTAGCCGATCGCGGCCGGCGTACCCGAGTCGGGCGTGGGGATCACGAGATCCGCCTCGATGGGGTTTTCGCGCGCGAGGGCGGCACCCATCTCGTGGCGCGCGGCGACGATCCGGCGCCCGCCGATCGTCGTATCGGGGCGGGCCAGGTACACGTACTCGAAGACGCAGGTGTTGGAGCGGCGCACGGCGAAGCGGCGCGAGTGCACGCCCGACGCGTCGATCGAGATAAGCTCGCCGGGCTCAACCTCGCGCACGAAGGTCGCGCCACACAGGTCCAGGGCGGCGGTCTCGGAGGCCACGACCCAGCCAGAGGCCAGGCGGCCCAGCACGAGCGGGCGGTAGCCGTGCGGGTCGCGCGCGGCGTACAGCGTGTTCTCGTCCATAAAGACCAGGGAGAACGCGCCCTTGATGCGTGGCAGGACCTTCAGGGCGGCACCGACGAGGGGCGCGGGCTCTAGGTCGTCAGCAACCGACGAGGCCGGGGCGGCCTCGTCCCCGTCGGTCTCGGAAGGCGTCACGGACGGCGACGCGATGAAGGGGGTCGGCCCGGGGATGCGGTCGGCCATGCCCAGCAGCGCGGTCACGAGGGAGGTGTCGGTGGAGGCGCCGCGTTCGAAGTCCTCGCCGTCGTCGGCGATCTCGGAGGCCAGCTCGCGCAGCTCGACCGTGTTGGTGAGGTTGCCGTTGTGGGCCAGGGCGAGCGTGCCCGTGGGGGTGGGGCCCAGGGTCGGCTGGGCGTTGCGCCACACGTCCGCGCCGGTCGTCGCGTAACGGACGTGGCCCAGGGCGATGTGGCCGCGCAGGCCCTGGAGGGACTGCTCGGAGAACACCTGAGAGACGAGGCCCTGATCCTTGTACACGAGGATCTGCTTGCCATTCGACGTCGCAATACCGGCGCTCTGTTGGCCGCGGTGTTGCAAGGCGTAGAGGGAGAAGTAGGTCAGGCGGGAAACGTCCTCGCCCGGGGCCCATACTCCGAAGACCCCGCAGTGATCATGCGGGTGATCGTCTCCGAAGAGTTCCTGGGCGGACAGTGTCATGTCTGGCTGCGAGACGGGAAGCACGCTCTCACTCTCCCATACTTTTCCCCTCCTCGTGGCATATATCCACGTTGTGGCGAGCACACGCAGGCCCAGCAAACACGACGCGCAGCGCGTAATTGCGCACGCTTTGCGGGGCAGAATCGGTCTCTCCAGTGTCGAGATGACACAATGGAGTGCAGCAATCTTGAGGAGGAAACGTGGCCAATCCGACGCTGAGCGCCATCATGTGGGGACTCGCCCTGCTGGTGAGCGCTGTGGCCGTCCTGTCGTTCGCGCGAGGCCTGACGCACATGTGGCGCACGGTCTCGGCGGGCACGCCCGATCCGGGACGCCTGACCCCCGTGGGCAAGCGCCTCTGGGGCGTCGTCTCCGCAGCCCTCACGCACCGCGAGTTCAAGGGGCGGCCCTGGATCAAGGCCGCCCACTGGCTCGTCATGGTCTCCTTCCCGATCCTCTTCCTCGCCCTGGTCACGGGCTACGCCCAGCTGCGCGTCCAGACCTTCACGCTGCCCCTCCTCGGCCACTTCACGCCGTGGGAGTGGCTCACCGAGGTCTTCGCCTGGGGCGGTCTGGCCGGCATCATCGCCCTGATGGTCGTGCGCCAGCGCGCCGGGCGCGGCACGGCCGCCGAGGCGGCCCTCTCGAACGACGACCCCGACGCCGCTGCTGCCGCGGCCGACCCCGAAGGAACCCCGCCCTCGTCCCTGGCCAAGCCCCACCCGCGCGATTCCTCCCCGCGCGGCCTGGCCTCCCGATTCCTCGGCTCGACCCGCTGGCAGGCGCTCTTCGTCGAGTGGGTCATCCTCATCGTGTGCGCGTGCGTCGTGGCCCTGCGCGGCCTCGAATACGCGCTCTTCAGCGTGACCCCGGGCCTCGAGGCCCACGCGAGCGCCCTGCACTTCCCGCTCACCGGCTGGCTCGGCGCGCTCTTCGCAGCCGCGGCCTCCTCCTCGGCCGCCTCGCTGGCTAACGCGATCGTGCTGGTCAGCGCGCTCAAGGTCATCACCTCCATGACCTGGCTGACGGTCGTCGGCATCCAGACGGGCATGGGCGTCGCCTGGCACCGCTTCGTCGCGATCCTCAATCTGTACACGCGTCGCAACGCGGACGGCACGAAGTCCCTGGGACCGGCCGACCACATGCTCATTGACGGCAAGCCCGTGACCAGCGAGGACGACTTTGACGACCTGCCCGAGGACACGGTCCTCGGCGTGGGCACGATCGACGACTTCTCGTGGAAGGCCCGCCTGGACCTGTACTCGTGCACCGAGTGCGGCCGCTGCCAGGAGCTGTGCCCCGCGTGGAACACCCAGAAGCCCCTCTCCCCCAAGCTGCTCATCATGGGCCTGCGCGACCACATGGAGTCCGCCTCCAACGTGCAGATCGTCGAGCAGGAGGAGGGCCACCAGAAGCTCGAGGACGGAGAGGTCCTCCTCGACAAGGGCGTGCCGGCCTCGCCGCACTCCTTCGACCTGGTGTCCGCGCTGTCCCTGTCGGGCGCGACCGGCCCCGAGGGCGTCTCCGCGGTGACTGCTCCCCTGGTCCCCGAGGTCGTCTCCGAAGAGGTCCTGTGGGACTGCACGAACTGCGGCGCCTGCGTCGAGCAGTGCCCCGTCGACATCGAGCACATCGACCACATCCTCGACCTGCGCCGCCACCAGGTCCTCATGGAGGGCGCGTTCCCCCGCGAGCTGGGCCGCGCGTTCCGCGGCATGGAATCCAAGGCGAACCCCTACAACCAGCCCGCCCGCAAGCGCATGGAGTGGGCGAAGAAGCTGGACTTCGACATCCCCGTCGTCGGCGAGGACATCGAGGACGCCTCCGAGGTCGACTACCTGTTCTGGGTGGGCTGCGCGGGCGCCTACGACGACACGGCGAAGAAGACCAGCGCCGCCGTCGCCGAGCTGCTGCACACGGCGGGCGTGTCCTTCGCGGTCCTCGGCTCGGGCGAGTCCTGCACGGGCGACCCGGCCCGCCGCGCCGGCAACGAGGCGCTCTTCCAGATGCTGGCCGCCCAGGCCATCGACACGCTCAAGGAAGCCAAGCCCCAGAAGATCGTCGTCTCCTGTGCGCACTGCTTCAACACGATCGCCGGCGAGTACCCGGAGCTGGGCGGCTCATTCGACGTCGTCCACCACACGCAGCTCCTCAACCGCCTGGTGCGCGACGGCCTCCTCACGCCGGTGGCCCCCACTTCCGCTGCATCTACGGGTGCGGATTCCACGGACGAGGCCGGGGCACAGTCCGCGGGCAGTGCTCCCTCGGTCGGCGCACCCCTGAAGGTCACCTACCACGACGCGTGCTTCCTGGGCCGCCACAACCGCGTCTACGAGCCGCCGCGCGAGCTCGTGGGCTCCCTGCCAAACGTGGAGCTCGTCGAGATGCCGCGCAACCGCGACCGCGCGATGTGCTGTGGAGCGGGCGGCGCGCACGCCTGGTTCGAGGAGACGCGCGGGACCCGCATCGCGGACGCCCGCATCGTCGAGGCCGCCTCCACAGGCGCGGACGTCGTCGCGACGGCCTGCCCCTTCTGCTCCCAGATGCTCGGCTCGGCCTCGGGTACGTCCGCCGGCTTCGTCTCCTCCGACGCCAACCAGGGCGGCACGAACGCCGAGGGGGCCACTGCCTCGTCGGGCGGGAAGCTCCCGGAGGTGCGCGACGTGGCCGTCATGCTGCTCGAGTCCGTCAAGCGCGGCCAGTAACGCACGCGCACGGCGCGCACGCCACAGTGCGCACCGCACGCAAGCCCCACAAACAAAAGGGTGGCCCCGCAGGAACACCTGC
Proteins encoded in this window:
- the purF gene encoding amidophosphoribosyltransferase; the protein is MLPVSQPDMTLSAQELFGDDHPHDHCGVFGVWAPGEDVSRLTYFSLYALQHRGQQSAGIATSNGKQILVYKDQGLVSQVFSEQSLQGLRGHIALGHVRYATTGADVWRNAQPTLGPTPTGTLALAHNGNLTNTVELRELASEIADDGEDFERGASTDTSLVTALLGMADRIPGPTPFIASPSVTPSETDGDEAAPASSVADDLEPAPLVGAALKVLPRIKGAFSLVFMDENTLYAARDPHGYRPLVLGRLASGWVVASETAALDLCGATFVREVEPGELISIDASGVHSRRFAVRRSNTCVFEYVYLARPDTTIGGRRIVAARHEMGAALARENPIEADLVIPTPDSGTPAAIGYAQESGIPFAQGLVKNAYVGRTFIQPTQSLRQLGIRLKLNPLREVIEGKRLVVIDDSIVRGNTQRALVKMLREAGAAEVHIRISSPPVLWPCFFGIDFPTRAELIASSMSVEQVRESIGADSLAYLSIDGMVGATGQGTSLCIGCFTGEYPETIPAGTPVPGTPDATPC
- a CDS encoding DUF3618 domain-containing protein — encoded protein: MSTNLDTRNVTIGEAAPAEPRTEAQITTDLERQRAELAATIDQLYARVQPAALAQEAKEEASARFASFKESASLTLQDAAGGNAEALKKVGVVALSVVGAIGVIVLLATRSSRRSRREARRAAREAAAHTLQALKSNVTEAL
- a CDS encoding DUF3073 domain-containing protein is translated as MGRGRQKAKQMKVARKLKYFSPDTDLNALQRELADEDSYLAHVPADEPEEDDAIDDDLYSKYADFAEMPAEEDDIDPEQLDESFWTGGSSTK
- the purM gene encoding phosphoribosylformylglycinamidine cyclo-ligase, producing MTDTPLDYATAGVDTAAGDRAVELMKSAVAATHDSTVLGATGGFAGMVDASALLGMEKPLLATSTDGVGTKIAIAQAMDVHDTIGQDLVGMVVDDIVVIGARPVLMTDYIACGHVVPERIASIVTGIARACEATGTPLIGGETAEHPGVMEPDDYDIAGAATGVVDASKLLGPERVADGDVVIAMASSGLHSNGYSLVRSVVSRVGASLESHVAEFGRTLGEELLEPTRLYTRLCLDLVERFGVGGIHAYSHVTGGGLAANLSRVLPVGAVATVDRSTWTVPAVFDWVRRGGDVTWVGMEDSLNLGVGMVAVVSASVASEVLSAINEAGVAAWVLGSVTSAAADGTVAGFGSVADLGADSSGVRLISGTKGVQAGAVLLHGEYRVG
- a CDS encoding phage holin family protein; the protein is MTQPTPQPGQYPPAAPAPAAGEARPSIGALFASVTSQISSIIRGEIELNKAKLRAFASKSGKGIGLLVAAAVFALYLLGWVFHTIEVALELVVPAWAASLIVVGILLLIVLILALVGASSLKSAQAHRPDPAASVAATKEAIEKGLGK
- a CDS encoding (Fe-S)-binding protein, translated to MANPTLSAIMWGLALLVSAVAVLSFARGLTHMWRTVSAGTPDPGRLTPVGKRLWGVVSAALTHREFKGRPWIKAAHWLVMVSFPILFLALVTGYAQLRVQTFTLPLLGHFTPWEWLTEVFAWGGLAGIIALMVVRQRAGRGTAAEAALSNDDPDAAAAAADPEGTPPSSLAKPHPRDSSPRGLASRFLGSTRWQALFVEWVILIVCACVVALRGLEYALFSVTPGLEAHASALHFPLTGWLGALFAAAASSSAASLANAIVLVSALKVITSMTWLTVVGIQTGMGVAWHRFVAILNLYTRRNADGTKSLGPADHMLIDGKPVTSEDDFDDLPEDTVLGVGTIDDFSWKARLDLYSCTECGRCQELCPAWNTQKPLSPKLLIMGLRDHMESASNVQIVEQEEGHQKLEDGEVLLDKGVPASPHSFDLVSALSLSGATGPEGVSAVTAPLVPEVVSEEVLWDCTNCGACVEQCPVDIEHIDHILDLRRHQVLMEGAFPRELGRAFRGMESKANPYNQPARKRMEWAKKLDFDIPVVGEDIEDASEVDYLFWVGCAGAYDDTAKKTSAAVAELLHTAGVSFAVLGSGESCTGDPARRAGNEALFQMLAAQAIDTLKEAKPQKIVVSCAHCFNTIAGEYPELGGSFDVVHHTQLLNRLVRDGLLTPVAPTSAASTGADSTDEAGAQSAGSAPSVGAPLKVTYHDACFLGRHNRVYEPPRELVGSLPNVELVEMPRNRDRAMCCGAGGAHAWFEETRGTRIADARIVEAASTGADVVATACPFCSQMLGSASGTSAGFVSSDANQGGTNAEGATASSGGKLPEVRDVAVMLLESVKRGQ